TGGGCCCTTCACCTGCATGCCGGGCACCATAGTGACCGCACTGCTCAAGAGATTCAGAGAGGAACACGATGGGATACCTGTGCTGAATCTTTTCTTTGACGGTCAGGGAGAAAGTTCCAATCAGAACCGTTTGGAGGCCTTTGTTCACCAGGTACATAGTTTTAGAAGCAAGAGGCACTGGCCCCAATGAAATCTTGAAAAAGCCCAGGAGGTTCTCATAAGCATGAAAGAAGATTCTTGCAGGAATCACAAAGAAAACCTAAAGCGTTGCAACTGCACCTACGAGCCTTGCCCCAGGAAAGGATACTGTTGCGAGTGCCTTCATTACCATCGCTCCCATGGTGAAGTGCCGGCATGTTTCTTCCCTGCGGAAGTGGAGCGCACCTATGACAGGAGCCTGGCCCGTTTCCTATCCTTGCATAGAGGGAGGTCATGAGGTTTCCCAGGGCAGCCCATCCATTGCGCAGGATAACCTACGGCCCGGTTCCTTCCAGGAGGTTGGGCAGATCCCTGGGCATAGACCTGCTGCCCATGAAGAGCTGCTCCTACGACTGCGTATATTGCCAGCTGGGCCCCACTTTAAGGCCCAGGTTCAAAAGGATGGAGTTCATCCAGCCGGAGCTGGTGGGTAGGGCTGTGAGGCAGGCCTTGGAGAAGGGCGGCCCGGTGGATGTGTTGAGCTTTTCAGGATCTGGTGAACCAACCCTGGACAAACATCTGGGGACAACCATCAGGCTCCTTAAGAGGCTCTTCGGCCTACCGATTGCTGTGATAACCAATGGTTCCCTTCTTTACCGAAGAGACGTGAGGGAAGCCCTTCGGGAAGCTGACCTGTTGCTTCCATCCATGGATGGCTGGACAGAGCCCATGTTCAGAAGGATCAACAGGCCTCACCCGCTCTTGAAGCTGGAGAAGGTTTTGGATGGGCTCGTGTCCCTTAGGAAGGAATTCAAAGGCCAGATCTGGTTGGAGGTGTTTCTGGTCCAGGATGTCAACGACTCCCTGGAACATGTTCCTGGG
The sequence above is drawn from the bacterium genome and encodes:
- a CDS encoding DUF6485 family protein, which gives rise to MKEDSCRNHKENLKRCNCTYEPCPRKGYCCECLHYHRSHGEVPACFFPAEVERTYDRSLARFLSLHRGRS
- a CDS encoding radical SAM protein encodes the protein MRFPRAAHPLRRITYGPVPSRRLGRSLGIDLLPMKSCSYDCVYCQLGPTLRPRFKRMEFIQPELVGRAVRQALEKGGPVDVLSFSGSGEPTLDKHLGTTIRLLKRLFGLPIAVITNGSLLYRRDVREALREADLLLPSMDGWTEPMFRRINRPHPLLKLEKVLDGLVSLRKEFKGQIWLEVFLVQDVNDSLEHVPGLIQWLQRINPDRVQLNSLSRPPAEAWVRAPSPERIKEIRDALGPRAEIVVPFKGLQEKASIEDLEQRIVETVTRRPLCPEDLSSLFGLEPAFARRLMQDLSRKNSWKAHSVGGRTYYRAKQLRPGEPSK